The nucleotide window TGGTCGGCTTTTGCCTTGTCGCTCACGCCAAGCCAGATATTGGGAATACCGAAATAACCTTGAAACAACTTGAGTTCGACAAACTGGTTTGGGTCGGGTGTATCATGACTCGGGCGTTGCCAATCGTTAAAGCTGCCCATGACATACACCCGTGCCGCATTGGGATGGTACAGACCAAACAATACGCGCCCGTCTTTTAGCACCGTCGCGCCCAGACCGGAAAAGCCTCCGGTTCCCGGAACATAGGATTCGGTCTTGAAGTGTAATGTTTGCAGAAACTCCTCTGCCGTCGATGTCTCGGCAGCACGCGGCTGTACATCGTAGACAAAGGCCTTGTCGGCCTTGACCCAAACACGGTTTGGAGTCATCGTCTGATTATCGAATACCACTTCAGGTTCGAAAACCCGATCCAAGCTTGCATCTTCCCAAGGGCCATCCATACCCTCGCCGTCTTTGAACTTGAATTTAAATCGCGAGCGCAAGACTTCGACAGCGTATACCAGACCAAACTCATCGGCCCCGCCCGGCGCCAAATCGTGGCATACGCTGGAGCCATCGTACCAAATCCAAATATGGGGTTGAGCAAATTGAAAGGCGTTGTCGTAATGAATGTTGACTGTGAATGGCATCAGATTCCCTCCTGTTTCCATTGTTTTCAGTAAACGTAAATGGTGTGATCTTAGTTTCGTTCACAGATGGGCTTGGTGCAAGGTGGAAAGGGAAAATGTGAAAGTTGACAGCCGGAATCGTGGTTCAGGAGATCTGCCGCAAACACGGAGGGACGGAAGCGTCTAGCAGGCTCTATATTTTTATGCTTAAAGCTTGCTCGATTGGCATCCGGTAGATTTACATTCTCGGATTCTATCACGCAACTCGTTTGTTCTATTTACAGTCATACTCTTAGTACAGCTCAAACTTACAAAAAACATTCCGTCTTTCCTAAAACTGCATCTTTCATTTCGTGATTTAATCCAAGAAACTTGTCTCTTTTTTAACACTTTACTTTCAGACTCTGATAGAAAAGACCTAAGAGTTTTGTATTCCTGGTTTAGTTCATTGTCCGCTTCCTGATATACCTTGTTTAAGCAATAGAGATCGTCAAAATCATCTCTTGGTTTGTCGCAGTTGTCTGCCATTGTATTCAACGAAAAACACAAAAGAAATAAGCCAAATATGGGTACTTTCCCTCCAAACATTCGATCATCTCCGTTTTAAATATGCCAGTGCTATATTCGGCATACTTACAGCTATCCTGAATACCGATATTCACAAAAATCATGTCTATAGAGGAAACACCGATTCGAAGTTTTTCACAATCAACGACTACTATATTAGGACCAAGTATAATCGTAAACTCACTGTACCGAAGACAATCATCATTCGTGTTGTACCGTTACACTGGTAGCAACTCTAGTAGAATTGCCTGTGCCGTCCTTCGCTAAATAGGTAATAGTATAGATGCGACCTTCTTTGTTGTTTCCATTCCTGGTGGCTTTCAAATAGATCTGTGTATCGCTGGTTCCATATTCGGTACCTTGTATATCCCCTTCGTGTAAAACCTCATTGGACCTTATTGATTCCAGTACAACCAGGGGTTCAGGATAATAGTTGTCAGAAATACTTAGACGCGCAACAATTTCAACCATTTTTTGATTAGGAGGCCAGATCACCTGGGTATTTGCCGACACATCGACTGTTGGTAGCATTGTGTCTACTTTATGGAGAGCTGACGTAAAATACTTCATAGCTTAAAGGTGCATCTATTTATCGAAATATGCCTCCGAGAAGAGTCGATTTTCCGATCAAAAACTAGGTAATCGATCTTCCTGAGTTGTTTTGCAATTCATAATGATATGTTATGGCGCTACCCGAATTAATACCATAAACGTTTACCGAAACAGGCTCCTCTGCAAAAGCAGATATAGGTAACATAACAAACGCGTGTATGTGTAAAGTTTTTATCAATCTGAATATTGTAACGTAGCCCTTAACTATAACGATCCCCTGCACTGTATCCTTCATTGTCTCGAAATCAAGGTGGTCGATGTTGTCGGTTATTTCTACCCAAAAACTCTACTTCGATATTGGCTTGCACCATATACTCGGCCATTTCAGATTTAAACGAACCGCTAGAGAAGTTGCTCACGACACCAATGAAATCCCCTTCGGTGGGATAGAACCACTTCATCAGGCCTAAGGGATATTCCTGCGAGTCTTTCTCTTTACGATAGAAAAACCCGGGTCAGAGACCCGATATTTTCGCAATAGCTTTCTCTAGCCCCATCACTTAAAGTGAATATAAAAATCATCTGTGTCTCTGTCACGCACTTTCATACTGTTTCGCTTTCTAACGGTTAAGGAAATGAGCCCATGTCCTGGCCGATTTTCCACTTTTTCTCGCTCGATATTGAGTACAATCGTTTCTTTCGAACCCGGAACCGGAGTGAAGTATTTACGCAAATAAGTGGGTTTCACCCGGAAAGATTTGGGATCGATATCGGGACTATAGTGAATACTTATTGGAACCGCCGATTCTTCCCTCGAGACGCGAATGTGATTGGACATCGGTTGCTCATATGACAATAGTTGATTAATATCATACGGCTCGACTATTGTCTTATTTGATCCCCCAAAGAACTCGGATTTACACGATGGGCCTTTCACGGCACCAGTTACGATGAAGTCAGACTCCCAAGGAACATCATCTCTTTCTATCGGGAAGGTATCATAATCCCATCCACTGGCCTCTATATAGGTATCAAGTTCATACGCACGTAGGCCAGGTGGATAAGAGCTTACCACTCGATGTCCTTCCGCAACACCTCCGGGTTTGAGCTGAAGAAACCAAATAATTTTATTGTCTACACTGATTACGGGAGCGACAGCAACACCATATTTCTGAAATGCGTGTACAGGAACATGCTTACCATCCCTGGAATAATTGCCTTTGAAGGCGGGGTCAGACGGATATGAGATTTCCTGGTTCGGATTTATGTCAGCGCAAAAAATGTCGAGTGAAAAATTTATTATCTTGGCATTGTTATTGTGGTTTGATTCGATTCTGTATACGTATTCATAAAGGTCATTGGGGAGTTCGTTGATCGTTACACTGACAATTGAATTGGAAATGTCTTCATCACGTGTGCGTGGATCCTTAAGCTCAGAGGCACTGGCGCTACTAGTCAAAAGAGTGATGACAAGAAAAAATATACTAGCACTTTTCTTTGCTAGACTGAGCGCTAAACGTAAAAAGTTAAGCAGCATGAATCTCAAACTCAGTTGCCTTAGCGATAGGTTTTACGTTAGATTTTGTCCTTTTCAATTCAACGAAGCCATATTGCTCCATTTTCTTGAGTGTCCTGGATAAATTACTTTTTTGCCTCCCAGATAATTCTGCCAATTCTGTTAATGATTCGGGTTGAGCTTCGGCTATCATCCTCAACAGTTCCCTATTATTTTCATTCAAAACCTCAGCAACCGACTTCAATGTTGGAAACCAGACCTTTGGCTCTCCTCTTTTTGGTTTATACGTACCTTTGGCAATAGCAAGTGCCCTATCCCTTATTTTTTCTTGTGGCATAACACCGATAACGATTTTCTTCATTTCTAACCTCAGGATGTGAATATCACTTTTCCAATTTCAGGTGATCGTCAACTGCCTGAAAGAAGTCTTCAAGAAGTTGTTCGGGTGAGGAAAAGGAATATGGTGTGATACGCTCGTCAGAGCTATGATGCTGGTGATCATAGGTGACTATTTGCCCAGTATACCTTTTCCTCGATCGTACCTTTACAGAGTGGGCATTATCAAAACCGAGAATTCTTGTGCCATCAGAACGGTGAAGCGTTAGACTGTATTTAATTCCGTGAGGCCGCTCGGGACTCGGTTTTCCCAGTCGCTTTGCTTCTATCTTTATCCAGCTTTTGTCCTCTTGGACGAAGATCGATCCATCGAGGTCCAATAAAGTATCTAGTCCTTTTTCCCTTTTCACGCACCCACCATATTATCATCGGATGATAACACGAAAACTTTAGGTGCCCCAACTAGAATCCTTAAATACATAAAAAATATAAAGTTAAACACAGATCGCATAATTTATATTACCCCTACCGACTCCCCACCCAATAAACCCCATACGCAATCCCCCTTACCGTATCCCTCATCATCTCGAAATCCAGTGTATCGATAGTATCGGTGATTTGATGATAATTGAGGTTTCGGTAAAAGGCGGTGTCGGTGATCATGATGGCGTCATAGCCGAAGTGCCAGTAATTGAGGTGATCTGAAAAATCCACGCCGACTAATCCGGCGGGTGCGGATAATGTCTCTACGTTGATATTGGCTTGCGCCATATACTCTGCCATTTCAGATTTAAACGAACCGCTAGAGAAGTTGCTCACGACACCAATGAAATCCCCTTCGGTGGGATAGAACCACGAACTTTGCGATAGTAGCCCAGCATCTCTAAGGAGATCATGCCGATCACATCAACTTTGTTGTCGGCCAAATGCTTTGCATGCACATAGCTCCCCATTTCCGTGGTACGAAAGAAGGGTGGTTCTTCCAAGGTGTAGGCAACGAGATCGATACGCTTTTTGAGGGTGGATTCGTGTTGCTTCAGGAATTTGGCAATCGCCAATAAACCCGCCACGCCACTGGCGTTGTCATCCGCGCCTGCCTGAAGGCCATAGGAATCATAGTGCGCGCCGACAATGAGTCTTTTTCCCTCTTTCGGGCCGAAGGAAACAATGATGTTTTCGACTTCGTCTGTTTCGCCGATGGCATATTGCTGTCGTTGAACATCGTGCCCTTGCCTCTATCGCTTTTTTTTTATTCGTAATAAATACTATGTGGCTGCCGCTATTTGGATTAGTTCTTTTATTTTAACATTTCCCTCTACCGTATATGCGGATGAATTTCGGTATTCCAATTACTATAATCAATATGTATTTAGTACCCTAGACGAAGCTTATAATTTTATGGTTCAAAGTCTGAGAATAACTAGTCCCGTGTCGCTAGTTGTCGATTTTGTTGAAGAGTCAGAATATACGGACTTTAAGACGGGTGATAGGTATTTCTATCGTTCTATTCATTATAAAAAGTTATCACCTACATTGAATTGGGAGTTGGTTGGCTGGTCTGATGATTATCTTTCAACTTTTGATCCCAATTTCTTTGCCTCTGCAAAGGAGTTCTGTGATTCAAAAATTGTCAATAGTAGTGACGTAATAACATATATTCCACTTAGCGGCAATTACGGTTCGTGTACTAATTCTAGTGGGATTACGGTAGCGAACGCAGCAAAATATGTCGATTGCTTCAATACAGGATATGTTCCAAGTGGCTATAGAAAAGAGTATAAATTAGAGCAGTTGGGATATACTGAATGCATACCGACCAAACTGGGCGATGTATGGATTTCTCAAACGTCCAAACTCGAGAGTGTATGCCCACATAATAGCTATATTGATATTGAAAAATTGACGCCAAACGACAGTGAAACATTAAAATTTACTCGCCTTCTAGAAATGACTAAAGGGAGTGCTGGGGACGATCTCTTGTCAGATAATACTAAAATGGCGGAAA belongs to Gammaproteobacteria bacterium and includes:
- a CDS encoding lysozyme inhibitor LprI family protein; amino-acid sequence: MADNCDKPRDDFDDLYCLNKVYQEADNELNQEYKTLRSFLSESESKVLKKRQVSWIKSRNERCSFRKDGMFFVSLSCTKSMTVNRTNELRDRIRECKSTGCQSSKL
- a CDS encoding MarR family transcriptional regulator, with protein sequence MKKIVIGVMPQEKIRDRALAIAKGTYKPKRGEPKVWFPTLKSVAEVLNENNRELLRMIAEAQPESLTELAELSGRQKSNLSRTLKKMEQYGFVELKRTKSNVKPIAKATEFEIHAA
- a CDS encoding M28 family peptidase; amino-acid sequence: MVGAHYDSYGLQAGADDNASGVAGLLAIAKFLKQHESTLKKRIDLVAYTLEEPPFFRTTEMGSYVHAKHLADNKVDVIGMISLEMLGYYRKVRGSIPPKGISLVS
- a CDS encoding DUF6516 family protein, whose translation is MKREKGLDTLLDLDGSIFVQEDKSWIKIEAKRLGKPSPERPHGIKYSLTLHRSDGTRILGFDNAHSVKVRSRKRYTGQIVTYDHQHHSSDERITPYSFSSPEQLLEDFFQAVDDHLKLEK